A DNA window from Chitinispirillales bacterium contains the following coding sequences:
- the lpxA gene encoding acyl-ACP--UDP-N-acetylglucosamine O-acyltransferase: protein MLRSGTHLHGERVRLKMSVEISEKAIIGKNAEFGNNVKIAPFAIIEDNVVIDDYTTIGSHAYIGSHTKIGKNCRIFNGASVGTIAQDLKYRDEDAFLFIGDEVIIREFVTINKGTSANNGITKIGNNCALLAYCHVAHDCEVGDFFVASNNLAMAGHTTIGRNVICGGNVSIHQFTHIGDYSFIGANSYVSMDIVPYSLIGTADGETFVAGHNKVGLERNGFSADDISKIKKIYKLLFFRELSVSEAKKQILNEVGQNTISQRVLDFIEKSQRGLLRVRSKE, encoded by the coding sequence ATGCTGCGAAGCGGAACTCACCTGCATGGTGAACGTGTAAGGTTAAAAATGAGCGTAGAAATAAGCGAAAAAGCGATTATCGGTAAAAATGCGGAATTTGGAAACAATGTAAAAATTGCACCGTTTGCGATAATTGAAGATAACGTCGTAATCGACGATTACACAACCATAGGTTCGCATGCATATATCGGAAGCCATACGAAAATAGGAAAAAATTGCAGAATTTTTAACGGGGCGAGCGTAGGAACGATAGCGCAAGATTTGAAATATCGTGACGAAGACGCGTTCTTATTCATCGGAGACGAAGTTATTATCCGCGAATTTGTAACTATAAACAAAGGAACGTCGGCAAATAACGGGATAACAAAAATCGGTAATAATTGCGCACTTTTGGCTTACTGTCATGTCGCTCACGATTGCGAGGTCGGAGATTTTTTTGTCGCCTCTAACAATCTCGCGATGGCCGGACACACAACGATAGGCAGAAACGTAATATGCGGCGGTAACGTTTCCATTCATCAATTTACGCACATAGGCGATTATTCTTTTATAGGCGCCAATTCTTATGTTTCAATGGATATTGTTCCATATTCTCTGATAGGTACGGCAGACGGAGAAACTTTTGTCGCCGGACATAATAAAGTCGGATTGGAGCGAAACGGATTCAGCGCGGACGATATAAGTAAGATAAAAAAAATATATAAATTACTGTTTTTCCGGGAACTATCCGTTTCTGAAGCGAAAAAACAAATTTTAAACGAAGTCGGACAAAATACGATTTCTCAACGGGTTCTGGATTTTATAGAAAAATCACAAAGAGGACTTTTGCGGGTTAGAAGCAAAGAATAA